ACAACTACATACCGCTTTCCTCTTGAACAGTTCCAACCGTTCTGGTAGGGTATGCCAACCAAAACATGGACTTCCCTTCTTTCGGGTTCTTGGTGGGTCGAGACAATGGTCAGTCAACCACAAGCTGGTCCGGTCAGTGCCAGTTGTGTGACGGACAGGAGGTTCTCTACACGACGTGGACCAGCACGCGACAGGCTAACACTTGTGTGGATGTCAAGAGGTCCACCAGGTCAGAatcaatgaaattaaatgaaggACAACATATGACACCATCCATTATCGCACGACTCGATCTCTCTGCAACATTTTGCGGCCACATTCATCTTTATGATCTTTGTTAGATTCATGGAATAACATAACCTGGTTTGAACACATTTTCTAATTTACCTTTTGCGTATTGATGGACTTACGATACCTAGATGATTGTTTCAAAGCTCGGGTTTTCTAGCAGTCTCTAGCTTGTTTCAACGTTCAGCGGTTACTGTTGTTCTTATAGTGATGTACAAAAGAGTTATCCACAGCTTTAGAGGACAGATGTGTCAATATAATTTTCTTCACCTCACACACTGTCCTAATTATTGATCAATGTGAAAGTTTTCCTGGCATAAGGCTATGTTTTCATTGCCAATAATTAGTTTTGTATATAGGGCCTACGAGCATAATAAATTAATGGATTCAACTTCgtcctttgatattttttttgggTGAAATTCAGGAAGGAAACAATCATTTATAATTGTCTTCATATGTGTAGGAGATATgcttattttgatatttcaattcttTTTATTCCATACCATTTGCAGAGTTGGTCAGGACAAGTGGACCCGATATCAACAGCAGACGGCCCCGATGCGAGATTTATAACATCGAAATTTCTGGAATCTGACCGTTTCCGACTTATTATGAAGGAGGAGATCAAAGACTTACGATAAAGTGCCAGTAGAATATACTTTACGTCAAAAGATACTGCAGACGACAAATATACTTGGCCTTTTTGTATGTAATCTTCATATGATGCTGCAGTGTAAATGTGTGATTTTCATTGTTCCGCAAAATAAAAGAAGTGCTAAGCTAAGTAAATAAACTTTCTTGAAGCGCCACCTGCGACATGATGAAGACTTCTACTTTGCGATTAATTATTTCAAACTCCTCTTCACCTTTCGCAATAATGGGCGGGCCCTCAACCTTGATTAGAATGTATTACCACCTCCCCTTGAATATTGTATTTAAGTTAAATGTGGCGTACTCATAAAACCAATGATAGACATTGATTAGGCTGAACATGCTAAAGTTTGTAAATACTTCCTTATAATTTGTAtttgcatttgatatatatatatattttgtaaaaaGCATGTGgacaaaacaaatatccatGACTTGAACAATAAATGGTCAAACTGGAATGAACATAAATTTCTGATGTGGCGTACACATGAACTCAATGCTACATTGGATAGACTCAGAATGCAAAAGttgaatacattttatatcttaTGATACTATATTCTGAATTCATACGTTGCTCACAGATGGACGGAAGAGATGTCTTGGTTAATATCATGCGCATGCGCCAAGAAACGGATGTCTGGAGTATTGTAATACAACATGAAAGCATCAAGAATTAACTTGTCTTTCAGACCGACTTTATGGTATGTGATGGtttttctacacacacacacacacacacacacagacacagacacagacactgACATTACTTGGagtactatcttttttttcatagaagTGAAGAATGTATCAAATAATAAGGCTGGCAAATAAAATAGgcaatattgataataatggtCGTTAATTTAAATGTACTTTCAAATTTATATGGTTTGTATCTTTCTGGCGAGTACTGTAAATTGTGTTGACAAAGTAGTTAAGTCCTAATTACTactttgaaatgctattgaatGTATTGTAATAACTAATTTCTTggtgcttatttttgctatacAATTAATCATTTTCGAATGAGATAATTGTGcttcattgttttgtgtatcaCTGTAGTTTCAATGTAATTTATTCTTCTAAATTGGGATTCATTTTTATTAGCTTAACACAGTGACATTGAATGATTCTCATAAATAGTTCATTAGTAGTCTAAAATAGGTATTTATTCTTAAAAAGTTCTCTGTAAACAAAATGCAGAACGAAGCAGCGTTGAAAATGACATTGTAAACTGCAAGCAAGCTAAAGTACGTATATCTCAGATCAGTACGTGTATTTCGATACCAACGCTAGGATCAAATGAATGTATACAATTGTGTTTATATTAAACCTGAACATGCTGGAGTATACACATTGAAAATTTGCTGTGTCTTGCTCACTTGTATTACTCATGGCTGTTAGTCAGAACTACAACAACCGCTGTATTTCATAGCAGAACCATGTTTGTTTCCATATTTTATAGCATTTAGTAAATCGAACAAACGTCATAAAAGTGACGTATAACCACGTGATCGAATGTCGCTGATATCACCACTCTTACGACACGCCCCTATAATGGAAAATTCAAAAGAAGTTAAAACGAAAGGAAATATCATAGCTGCTAACATAATGCATGCCACAAACACGTGACTCCATGTTTCAGCCCGATATACCTTCATGGCGCACCTTTTCAACTGAGATTAACCAATCAAAACCCATCTCTTATTCAACTTCATTTCATCCAACTTTGAAGGTGAACGACATTTTCATGTTCTACCAACACAAAGAAGTACTTAGCTAATGTACTGTCGAGCGACCTtacagttgcaatgaaagcaagGAAAAAGAATAGACAAAAGGCCTAACCTGCACAGAAGCCACAGCCACGATTCATGCAGTGGGGGAATAATGCAGGCTGTATCTCCCTCTCTGAGCAGCAGACGGTGAATGGATTTTGCACATcaaatgcgatttttttttttggtaacagtaacatgtgggaaaaaaaaccccacacaaacAGCCCAAGAGTATTGTTGTGGCTATCAATTCATCAGTGCATGCTTTTAGAAATCGATCTGAGTGCTGTGCTCCTTAAGGAAGCTTCAATAGATTGCTTCATCcaaagcaaataaaaagaaatcttcCAAATGACATGGAAAAGCTTTCGGAAGCTACATTCAATTGAATACTCTGCTTGGAAACATCGTCATTAGTAGACAATCATAGCTTCCAATCAATAAAAAAATCTAAAGGATATAATGTTAATATCGCAAATAAAAGGCGTTCGTGCGCACTTTCGAATAACTATCTTCtgagatttttcttttcttgtcaaATATCAAGTTACCTCCATTTAAACGACAGGTTTAATAACAGGGTGGGTAATCATGTGGACATTGAGAATATTAAGTGATGGTATTCATCACAGTTCCCGTACTCCGTCAAAAAGCACAAGTCTCGGGGAAAGAAGTTTTAACCTTTATGTGAAAGAACTCGATGGCATTATCTTTATAGAAACACAACTTGCGACATGAAAGGATACAAAATGTgacacaggatttttttttttaattgatggaAGAGAAGAACGTGAAGTAAGTTAGAAAAATATAGCCAAAGAAAGCAAGGATAATGCAACTCTTCATACAAAGGACTTGTTCAAAGTTGTTTATTCTCTATGAACAGGAAAGAAGTAAATACTTGTAAATACCTTTGTGTTGAGTTAACTACAGGAAGAGGAGTAGGTCACGTGTTCTGTATTTACTGACTCAATGTCTCCCACACTAATGAAATCAGTAAAGCCAGGTAAACTACGCGGGAAATGAATATGATTGAACTATCACCTCTTCATCAAAAGGAACCAATATTACAATCCAATCAAGACTTCCCTATCGAAACTTTAAAGACACTCAAAAGTGCATGTTCGGTTAATATCTATAATATTCGTAGGTGCTAGATGATGGAAACGAATGGTTTTGATCGGCaatatcagtttgtttttaaCAGGTATCTATATCTACACTCATAACAAAACTGATATCGCGTTATTTATTATAATGCCCCTATATTCCAAGGGTAACCCCTTTATTTTCACGAAGATGATTATTAAATCATACAGTGTTGccaggttttgttttttttttgtttttggttttttacTGAGTCAAGCTGGGAactgcgtgtgtatgtgtgtatgtgtgtgtgtgcgtgtctgtgtgtctgtgtgtctgtgatCTCTCAAAAATGTACCCAATGAAGGGATTCCATGTCAAGTTCTTTCATGAATCCAGCGCCTTGTCCACTTTTACCACAATTCTTCGAAGTGTGATACCGAGGAGGTTCTTCATCTGGAGTTCCCATGGGCTATACTATTCAAAGAGCTGTTTTCTAGGAATATGCAAAAGAATTCAAATTTTCCCATTGGTTATTTGTTCATTAAGTAAAACAATTTCACTTAATGACATCagataaaataaaacataagtcAGTCCtgacaagaaatatgtgcaaagtATAAATCAAACATTACTTTGTGAAAGAGTTTGAACTTCTAACCTTATCATGCTCATGGAAAGTCGCTTTCAAACCTTTTCAGATTACTTTCCGCAAATAAAACGTATGGTATGGTAATCTTCAACAAGTAATATGATATGATGAGATTAAATAATATAATATGCtagaataataaaataaaatataatatataatattacaTGCTATAATATAgtatagtataatataatataatataacataatatgatataatataatatgatataatataatataatatgatatgatatgatatgatatgatataatataatatgatatgatatgatatgatataatataatataatataatataatataatataataaataaaataataatgataataatattgataaggtcttatttatccagggtagcctcttcagaaTTGTAACTGCTGTACCAGAGggcctagcgttgccaggtatccatttatactcctgggtcaagagggacattgtgggcaaaaacatcttgtcaaaggacgtaagcgctgggcgggaatcgaaatAAAAGACCGGCgccacgttaaaaaaaaaagggggggggggaggcagtttatatttctcctcCCGGATTTCATCAGCtgaaaagcacaaaaaaggGCTCATAGCGCAAATTTCCttctgggtttcttcagcttaaaaaaaaaaaaaaaaatcattaaagaaaaaaatcatcataaaaaaaaaaggggggggggggagaagagcCCCCCGGCCCCCGGTTTCCCCCTGAACTATGAGACAGATGCATTTttgctcatatttttttttttttttgcccatacTTAATTTTGGAATGAAGGCTAGTTCAAAGGGAAATAGGACTGCTGTGATTCCATCTCTTTAGGACCTACCCTCCTTGGTAATAGAAAATAATTGTGACAAACATTAACTCTGACATGCCTAATGTAATGTGGATAGCGCTTCATTGTGCATCAGTAAATGCTTACCAGaaaatttcaaatgtaaaagacGATATTTATCGatttgccatggtaactacgTAACATCAGCTATTGCCAGTCTGGCATCAGCCAATGATCTTTTGACATTTATCATACTAATTCTCATGCGAAAGGGTGCCACGCAGATGTAAACAAAAACAGTTTACAAAATCATAGGAAATGgaagccacacacacacacacacacacacacacacacacacaacattttAGTCAGACATATCCTATGTCACAGGATGAATATAATTGGCCAATCAGGGACCAGGATACAAGAGCTTGCTCCCATCTTTCAAACAATGTTTGATACAAAAAGCAACCAGAAATGAAGACCTGAGAACAGATATTACTCGTCCCTCTGAGGCTGGTTGATCCCACTTGACACATAATTGTCTACACCGGGAAATACGTGTACACAGTCTGTTCTGTCCTGTTCGGTGAGGTAGGTTGCTAGTCTACAGCTTTAACTTTCATGAAGTTTTAGATTGCAGttgtcaatgttttgttttatgaccATATTACACAGACCTCAACTAAATTAAGCTTGAGGAGGTTGTTTTGTAGGCCTATCAATTCATTGTTAATAATTCTTTACATATAAGGGGCGTACACGGGTCTgttttatatctcttttctaagaataaaaacaaaaaagaacaaaagcacATTATACAGAAAGCTGAGATGTAATGACATCAGGATCTGCTAAAAATATAAAGCAACATTTGCTGGGAATTTAATGTGTTTTTGGTTCATTTCTGATATTTCCTGCCGTTATTACGATCTATATATTAGGAAGTGATCTTGACATCACAGAAAGTCTCTCTTGTCTTAAATGTAAAGTGGCAGAATAAAGCATCGCTTTGTTAAATAAACCAATAAGTCGGTTTCTTCTTTCTTATCAAAAACGGTTCAAAGCTTTCAATTAGTAAAGTCGGAACAAaagttttgaaagaaaaatgtatggGCAAATGGTCATTCTTTCACTCTTTATCATTTTCGTTAATAACTGGGACATCAATCTTTTAAAGTTTAATCCAATAACTTTATTGAGTTTCCAGTTCTAAAGAATTTGAAAGATAACGGACATTTTATCACATCCAATAATGGTATGACTGTTATATCACTAAAACATTTAGGAGGTTAAGAATTAGTCATACagcaatatttgtttttctattttgtaaCTATTGTGTTTTGGTGATATTCTTAAATTCGAAGATATTTTGCTGGTTGTATATTAAAGCAATAAAGAGAATTCGAAAGAAATGGATGGCAATATTTTGGAAGAAACAATTTCGTTAATGTGACCCtgaaccacaaaaaaaaacaaaacaaaacaaaaacaaaaacaaaaagtcgccatcaagacatgaatttttagttaagggcagattctaaaagaacagactctaagctttaaaatggtataCAACTCAATAAAAATGAATTCTCCTAACCgatatgaatatttgaaagaGAGAGCACACTGTGGAAAGTAAGATATgagaaagaggctctgaagtacactaTCTATTCAAGTGCTAAATCTTTACTAAACCGTGCTACCTGTTCCATGAATGGGATAAAAACATAATGTTACCCACTGTCGCACCAACAattaagggattatcagattgagcTGAAATTGGGCATGGTCTATTACCACATTCTGACcatgattaatgtcaactttcacagcagtagcatcatcttttcCAAAATTATTAGAGTTGGaagtgaagagggtgcaaagaatcttcaagaaatgaaaggggcctCTAAAAAAACCTGATCACAATACTCTACCAAAacaggggttgtagaaaaactactgaaaacacactttcctattcaattcatgatcccaaactcaagaataataTAGAAGAATGGCTACTTCAGAAAATAtagaaaactcaaaattgacttggttgacccatttcacctttcttgagacctttttgtatgttttgtgatgAAGAGGTCACATGAGTTATGTCTCTTCATGGTTCTTCTTCCCTTGTTCAATCTAGAGCCTGAACGACTTTAACAATACTATGAACCGAAGTGTCAACGACTCGAGTCAAACGCTTATTCTGTCCATGACAGTAGATCTGACGTTTACTTGGCAAGCAGGAACTTTATTTGGACTTTCTTTGATCACAATCTTAGTAAATTCGCTCATTCTTCTGGCATTTTACACCGAAAAGAAACTACGGACTTACAGCAATTATTACATATTGAATATGACGGTGGCTGACCTTCTGGTAGGCCTTGTCTGCATGCCAATCCGGGCGCTAATATTCGCCTTCGATCGCACCTGGATGCTGGGCGGCACCTTCTGTTACATCTTCATAGGGGTGCAGCACGCTCTTCCCGGTGTGTCCGTGTTTGGCGTGGTTGTGATATGCTTCGATCGTTACCTAGCAACGTCGTATCCTCTGCATCACTACAGATGGAAGACTAAGAAGACAGCGGTTGTAATCAATGCGTTGACCTGGATCATTCCCTGCTCCATTTGGTTGAGTATCAGCACGTTTTGGGACTTGGCCCGACCAAGGGTTTCGGTGACACGGTCTGGATGGTGCGATCCAAATTACTCCAGGTATTTCATCTCAAGCACTATCACTGTGCTTCTTCGTGCAATCATCCCATTCGTGACGCTCGCGATTTTGAGTGTTCAGATCTACCGTCGGGCAAAATCCGCCGGCCAGAAAAGTCTCGGAGGCAGAAGCTTTCGATCTATATCAGCAACGAAAAGAGATGACAAATTTTCTTCGACAGTCAGCCAAGACCAAATCATGTATGAGGTGGATGCAAAAAGCACGGAACGTTCCACTGACACACCTTCATCGAACGTCGAAGCTGAACATGAAAACTGTACTTCTTCACAATTGAAAGACGGATTGCATGATAAGCAAATATGCAATACACCTCACTCAGGTGGCCTTAAAGTTTTTACGTTTTCTGCTAATTCCCAAGACCATCTTTCCGGTCAAGAGTCGGTTGATATACCTACCGTTACCGCTCGTCTGAGTTTTGCTGAAAGAGTTGGGACTAAAATGAAGAGCGGGAAGGGAAGCGCCGACGGGGCAAAAGCCATGCGTACCTTGATTTTGCTGCTCATAGCCTTTTTTATTACGTGGCTGCCGAGCACTGTTGTCTTAATCTCACGTTCTATTTCACCGACACTCATCACAAATCTGCCTTACATAATGGAATTGCGGGAATCTGTCCGATGGATATCCTTCTGTAACAGTACCATCAATCCGCTGGCCTATGCCGTGGCCCAACCTCTCATTCGTCGTGTCATCTTAAAACTGTTCTGCACGAGCCTGTCAGAGTAAACTAACGAACCCCAACACTAAGGCAGCATCAATATGAAATaactaaaagaaaattaaagaaattgaaGATTTCGTACAATCGTCTCACACAGTTGCATGCAGTGTAGAAATTATTGATAAAATCCGAAAGTTCCTTCGTGCGGGAGGGGATATCTTCTTTAAATCAACCCTTTTCCCCTTGGTTCTTTTCCATAGAtttagtacactttggggattgacaaTATCCCAAAAGAATGTACTTAAGAGATTTTCTtatttgaattctaaaaatgcgaTACCTCCCTCTCATACGCAGGAGGGTCGATCTTGGGGGACAAGGGGAGCAGTCGCCccatgaaaatttcaattcGAAAAATTCACCATCTCTTTGTCCTGTTAGGTTCCCTTCATTACATTTATAGGACACTTTGGAGACTGAAAAATACCGAATATTTCATCAAGAAGTGTGCACAAGATTTGCCACTTCTATTTCAATAATAAAAAGGTCGCTCATATCAGAGAAACACCACCTTTCAATTCACCCCTCCCCGCTCGTTTCCCAACCAAATAAAATagatttagtacactttttCATTCtgcaattttccaaatattttcaGAAACGCGTATAAGACATAACTTCATCTCAGTTCCAAAATTCTCTTCGTATGGAAGGGTTTGGGATTCCCCCTTCCACTCCCTATACCTGCTCTGGTATAGCCTCCCCTTCATGCATCACCACAGCTAACCTTACAATTTTCCAGATATGGCACCAAACGTGTGCACGAGATCGTTGAACTGCAatcacaaaaatgcaaaagGATACCTCCTCCCACATGCTCTCCCAAGCCGGTTAGTCTCCTTTCGTAGGTAACAGACTTATTACACTTCTCTTGATGCAGCTATTTAACCGAAAGTGTGCGTCAAATCGTTGATTATTATCAGTATAATCGTTGATAATTAAAGTCTTAATTTCCTGAATCTTTGCGCCATTTCTATATGCGCATTCTCGTGTCTTTGCCCTTATGTAACCTTCATCTTTCATGTTAAAGTGGAGTTGGTTAAAATTATTACCATTTCAAAGACATATATCTTCCTTTGAGTATGGATGGTGATTATGCAGTGAGACATGAATGAACTGCCTTCCTATCTATGAGACGGATGCATTTTTGCTCATACTTCAAATAATATTGGAATCAAGGCTAGTTTAAAGAGAAATAAGACTGCTGTGATTCTAtttcttgaacctccttggtaataGAAAGTAATTGTGACAAACATTAACCCTGACATTCCTAATGCAATGTGGATAGCGCTTCATTTCGCATCGATAAATGCTAAACAGAAAATTTCAAGTGGAAAAGACGATATTGATCTATTTGCCTTGACAACTACGTAACATCAGCTACTGCCAATCTGTCATCAGCCAATGATCTTTTGGCATTTCTTCTTCTTACTGAGGCCATCGAGGTCTTTATGACTATGATCACACTAATTCTTCACGCGAAAAGAGTGCTACGCAGAAGTAAACGAAAAACAGTTAACAAAATTATAGGAAATGTAAGCCGCCACGAATATTTCCCCTCATAAACCCGCTCTATTTcaaacatttacacacacacacacacacacacacacacacacacacacacacacacacacatacttttaaTTACATAAATCCCATGTCACCGGATGACTGTAATTGGCCAATCAGGGACCAGGTTACTAGAGATTGCTCTCATCGTATCTGTCAAGCAATGTTTGATACAAAAAGCAATCAGAGGTGATGACCTGAGAACATAATATTACCCGTCCCCTCTGAGGCTGGTTGATCCCATTTGACACAGTTTTGTCTGCGCAGGCTATACTCCAGGGAAAAACTTCACAGTCTATTCTGTCCTATCTGATGAGGTACGTACGTTGCTAATCTACAGCtttaattttcacgaaaatGTTTTATTGCAATTGTCGGAGCTTTGTTTTATGACCATATTACACAGACATCAATGGAATTAGGCTTGAGGAGGCTGTTTTGTTGGGATATCGTTGCATTTTTAGTGATTCTTTTATTACGTATAAGGGACGTACATGTATGGGTCTGCTGTACATCTCCttcataaatatcaaaaaaggaAAAGCACATTCTACAGAAAGTTGTGCTGTTATGACATCAGGATCTGCTAAAAATATCAGTAACATTtgctgaaaatttcatgtgtttttggTTCATTTCTGATTTCTTCCGCCATTATTTCGATCTTTATATCAGGAAGTGATCTCGACATTACAGAAAGCCTCTCTTATCTTacaggggatggctagtaactgatcagtgggaatcaatgggaatgctgagggatgattgtttcaatccttgtgggattcatttaaagggacattttatatctgttgttgtgtgaaaattatttgcttcagaatggtctcatattcaagtaatgtgcagtttaatgtttccaggttagcattcCTGTATaatgacggggcgatcgttaacgattaa
This sequence is a window from Diadema setosum chromosome 13, eeDiaSeto1, whole genome shotgun sequence. Protein-coding genes within it:
- the LOC140236560 gene encoding histamine H1 receptor-like, which gives rise to MTVADLLVGLVCMPIRALIFAFDRTWMLGGTFCYIFIGVQHALPGVSVFGVVVICFDRYLATSYPLHHYRWKTKKTAVVINALTWIIPCSIWLSISTFWDLARPRVSVTRSGWCDPNYSSTINPLAYAVAQPLIRRVILKLFCTSLSE